The sequence AGAAATCACATGCAGCACATTCTTATCCAACTGTACACGTAATTTGCCAATGCTCTTAATTTATCAAGGCCGCTTATTCATTGTTTGCGAAGCTAAATAACATTCGCTGTCAGCGCTGTGTCGGCTAACTTTTGACATTAGGCCAGCCGTCAAGTGTTTCTGCTGTCCGTTGGCAAAATGGTGACTTTAAGTCTCACCAAACCCGAGGACTGCATGCTGGGGAGCTGTTATTCCACCGATGTTTCTATTTTGCCATTTCTAACGCTGTCTTGTGTGTTTTAGGTTTGGACAGCCCCGAGGAAGGACACAGCGGCCCAGTTTAGCTAATCAAGATGGCTAGCTGAACTGTCGGCCAATGCTTGAACGCTTGCGAAGCTCTCTTGGAGTATTCCAGATAATGTTGACAAAATTTATCTATGCTAAGCCCTAATTTAATTTCCATGCATAGAAGTCTTATAAAAAACGAGAAGAGGAATTTGTTTCTGGACACTTGATATCACAAAAGACATTGTTGAAGAGTAAATGATTTAGTATTTACCTTTAGTtgattaagatttaaaaaggcAAGGGCAATTTTTATGTTTGAGTGGACTCACTTCACCTGGAAACTGTTAAAGGTTTCATTGCTGTTGGAATAAAGTTGAGCCAAGTCAACATGAGCACCGCCAGAACGGAGAACCCAGTGATTCTGGGCTTGCCCAACCAGAATGGACAGCTCAGAGGCTCAGTGAAGCCTGCTGGAGCaccaggtggaggtggaggagggccGCAGCAGCAGCTTAACCAGATGAAAGGCACAATCAACAATGGAAACTCCCAGCCAGCCCCTACAACAAATGCTGTCATCAAGTAAGTTATTTAATACTAAAATTAAACTATTTTGACTTCTCATTACAACTACTGCTGTCAGTTAAATGTGATACTGCTTGTTAATAATAATTCTGGCCTCCACAGGCCTGGAGATGACTGGAAGAAAAATTTGAAATTGCCCCCAAAGGACATGAGGATGAAAACTTCGGTTGGTAACACGTTTCTTTTGACCTGGAAGCTTATATATCCTATTActcatttggttttttttttggggctGTGAATAAAAATATTCAGTGCTGTGTTTAATAAGTCATTTTTATACAAGCCTACAATCACTGTTATATTAATGTGTTCCACACAAGCTGTCAGTACTCTTCTTCATATACAATCATTCTGTGACAATTACAGGATGTGACTGCAACTAAAGGCAATGAGTTTGAAGATTATTGCCTAAAGAGGGAGCTGCTTATGGGAATCTTTGAGATGGGCTGGGAAAAGCCATCTCCAATCCAGGTATGTTAAGACTGCTTTGATTTGACGGCTGAACAAGAAGGCATGTTTGTGCATAAGGAAGTGCATACTTTGGCACTTACAGAATAGATTGTAGTGCATAAAAGGACAGACGAGTTCTTTGACATTGACACGTGATCAGTGTTAAATGTAGTCAACAGTTTTTAGTTGACTATTAAAGGTTAAATGTAACAGTTAATTCTTCAAACCTGTGAAAATTGCTATTCCTGCAGTATGGCTCAGGAGCATTGTAGTACCTATTAGGTTGTTTAGGTAGTGCCTGTTAGCATGTGTCCTAAAAACTCTGGTGAAACCTCTTGGACATACCGTGATATTTCTTATTACTTAGTGGGTGGACTGACACACAATGTTTGTACATTTGTTGTACCCAGGTTATGCATTTCAGCTTTGATTTCATcagttatctttaaaaaaaaaaaaaaaaaagattgccttgtttgttttttgttttttctgtggcaTTTTTGCCTTTATTGGAAAGTGAAACAATGACAATGGTAAGGAAAGGAAAGTGGGGAGAGACTTGAACCCAGGGACTTTCACTTGGCTATGTGACATGTGGCGCCCATCTCCTCAGTTGTCTTTCTGCACTTTCATGAGTTTAACATCTTTAGTAGCTTGTTTGGCAAATTTGGTTTATTACACTTCATTTATAAGCTTTAGAATCACTCTCGGCTGCACAGAATAAGTTTCAGTTTCTCAGCACTTATCCATCGGAAGGAACGATGTAAACAAAGTATGCTAATGAGTGGTGGCCTATTTCAGAAAGGCAAACTGCAGGGTGGGTGGATGTGTGTATGGGCTGTTAGTAGACAAAGTAAATGGAACTTGAAAAATTAACGTTTTACCTTCCACTCAGAACAATTGTATTACATGTTTGCACTAGAATAAATTAAGTAGATGTGTGATGTGACTGAAGCAAAAAGTATTCTTTGTATTTCTCTTTGTCTGCAGGAGGAGAGCATCCCCATTGCACTGTCAGGAAGAGATATTTTGGCCAGAGCCAAGAATGGCACGGGAAAGAGTGGAGCCTACCTCATTCCCTTACTTGAACGCATTGACCTGAAGAAGGATTGCATACAAGGTGAGAGAGCTCATTTTcaataagatttatttttttattataaatgttgaattttagcTTGCCTCATTTGAAAGTCATTAAGTGAGTtgttaaaaaaagaggggggtgAAAATGAAATCAGTATGCCTTTGATAAACCTCGACACATAATGAGCCTTTACTGATGATTTGGTCAAATCAATGATACCAAAAAACAACTGCTTTAGTATTGAAATTTAACTAGAAATGCAAAAGTCatcaacatttacattttttttttctaatgccaattttaatattacttactTAGGATAACAGGAGAAACAAACTGTAGTTGTATAAACAGTTGATATATTTTGACATTTGCTGTTCAGtgtttccaaaataaaatggcaactatatatacacactgtaAATTCTGCACAACGGTGCTGCTGAAATGGTTTACAACATACTCACATTTAACCAAAAACATTATAAATTGCAAATCACGTGTTACACAATCGTGCTACACATGCGATCCCTAAATGTCAGCTTCTCTTCTAGAGTTTTCTGCTTCAAGAGCACAAAATCAGATCCTCATCCAAATGCATTATTTTGCTCGAGGCTCGGTTTCCTGTTATTGATGGTCTAGTTTGTTTTGCTCCTTTTAACATGCAACtacatttttattctcttttctgAAGACTGTTTTTGACTATGTTATGAATACAACAGTGTCTGATAAAGACATgtaaacatctttttttgttgATTCATTGTGTCctcataaaaatgaaagtggTGGGACAAGGTCTGAGACATGTTACTGATCGgagcatgttttattttaatttgtttttgatgcttGAAAATGTAGTAGTACCATTGCATTTGATCCTATTCTTAATTagttgcaaatgtttaataaaatgataataaataagTCTTCTCTTTTTCCAGCTTTGGTCATAGTGCCCACCAGAGAACTGGCTCTGCAAGTAAGCCAAATATGTATCCAGGTCAGCAAACACATGGGTGGTGTGAAGGTCATGGCAACCACAGGTGGAACCAATCTCCGTGATGACATCATGAGACTCGATGAAACGGGTAACCTTTCACACGTAACATCACTTATTACAGTCTTATATTTTATAACACTGCCTAtcttatcttttatttatttttattggtttCAGTGTTATTATATGGAAGGTATTTTCCAGGAGTAAGATTTAGGAAAACTGGAAATTAATCTAACAATACAACAGTTAGTGAAGACAGTTGACTTGCATTAATGTAATGCGTCCCCCTCCCAGTAAACAACAAATCTTTGAGTTGTACTGGCAAATTTTAACAAACCAACTAAAACTGAAACTCAATCTGTATTAACAAAATTTTGATTTGCAAATTTACAGTTTAGCTTATTTTTTCCGTTTAACtaaggtttttttcccctcctccctcAGCTACTCTTCTTGTAAGTTTAGCTTTAGTTAATGCTAAATACTCTTGGTGGGAGTCAACATGATTATTTCACGCTGAAGTCTGTGCAAGTCTGTGCAATCTCCTGCATGGATTTCCTCATACAGTCTGAAATCAGGGGCGATCTGAATCGTCTGCTTTACTGTCTGTCTCAGtgacgatttttttttttttaagaagatgTAAATTGAAATATTCCTGGATCTTTGGTACATCTCTAGTTGAATCCTAAATGTTGCTATTGTATACTATATGATTGCTACCAAAGCTCATTTGATTGGAGTGAATGAAAATCTTCATCTAtacttaaacaaacaaacatgagtGCATCAAAGGAAGGCATTATAAGCTGCACTGAGATCTGCAAAGGAGAAAAGATGATAAGCACAGTCTGGCTTAATTTTCAAGTTTTTGCCTGATCTTATCTGTAGCCAGTACAAAAAATAGACCtccgtaaacacacacacacacatttcgcAGGCAGTCAATGCTGATGTCTGAAATGTTAACTAATGAAAACACATGTATTGATCTGATTACTGTCAAATgcatattgatttttttgttaaagttgTCAATATAGCTTTTGTTGAACATTCCTCAGCGGCTGAATATCAGCAATATGATAATCGTGATCATTTACCATCATTCCTCCACTGAAATGTGGACACGTAAATTTTGATAACGCTGCCATTCTCAGAAAATGTGGTAGACCTTAATTATTGTtacctttttgctttttatttttcagtacaTGTGGTCATTGCCACACCTGGAAGGATTTTAGACCTCATCAAGAAAGGAGTGGCCAAAGTTGGTCAAGTGCAGATGATCGTTCTAGATGAAGTGAGTGAAGCTGTTTACTTTTATTAGacctttttttctaaataagtGCATTTAGATAATTTGGGTCAGTCAGGTAATGGAGCTAAatgtcccccccccctccccctcctgtTCAAAAGGCTGACAAGCTCCTGTCTCAGGACTTTGTGGTCATGATGGAGGAGATCCTGGGCTTTTTGCCCAAGCAGAGGCAGATTTTGCTTTATTCTGCAACCTTCCCTCTCAGCGTGCAGAAGTTCATGGTACATTTTGGTTCCTTATTCATGAACTTGTGATTTCAACTAAGCTTTACAATGCTACAACTTGCATTTCAACCTGTATATAATCATTTCTATGTATTTTTGTAGAATTCACACTTGCAGAAACCCTATGAAATCAACCTAATGGAGGAGCTTACACTGAAGGGTGTGACTCAGTATTATGCTTATGTAACTGAAAGGCAAAAAGTCCATTGCCTCAACACCTTGTTTTCCAGGGTGAGTTTTGCCTCTCTGCAcgtgtaaataataaaaaaaatgtataaataggaAGAGTCTGATGAACATGCAattgtttacatatttatttgcatcatttatttttagctccagaTCAACCAATCCATAATCTTCTGCAACTCGTCTCAGAGAGTGGAGCTCCTTGCCAAGAAGATCTCCCAGCTTGGATATTCATGTTTCTACATTCATGCAAAGATGAGACAGGTCAGCTTAAAGTACTGCCCCAGAAAAGCTTGTTCACCAAAATGCACAATTGATTTTTGCAAGAACTGCTGTTCACTCCAACATCCTGTTTATGGAGAGTTGGCACTGCCAGTCCCCAGACTGactacatgataaaaaaaatagaactgTTAACACTTGGGTTGCTGCACAAACAGATTTTCCACTGCTTTActtgtcatttgtttttgcatgttaTGAATACCTGAGATGACAGCTTAGTTACTGACTCAGCATATGTGCTTATACCTCACCTAACATGGTTTACATCAGTTGTGGACAAGTGTTATGAGAGTAAAAAGGCATGCATTATCTCTATGTAATTTATCCTTATGTAATTAAATGATGCTCTGAAGTGAATAAATCTgcttctaaatgcatttttaaaaaaatcgttTTCCAGGAACATCGTAACCGTGTATTCCACGACTTCAGAAATGGCCTGTGCCGGAATCTAGTCTGCACTGGTAAGTGAAAGAAACGTGTGTACAACTGCCGCATTTTACCAGTAGGAGTTGAAAGAAACTGAGAGAGGATTTTTATTACTgctattattagtagtagtagtttttGATGGTGAAACTGAGCTGTTCTATTGTGTACAtctctagtttgtttttgcttttgtttttttgtagtgACTGATTTGCGCAAGCCTATTTTCTTTAATGTTCTATCCTGCGTGGTTTGATCTTTATTACTTTCCCCCTCTAGACCTCTTCACAAGAGGAATCGACATTCAAGCTGTGAATGTTGTGATCAATTTTGATTTTCCTAAGCTGGGAGAAACGTACCTTCATCGCATCGGTAGATCTGGT comes from Astatotilapia calliptera chromosome 14, fAstCal1.2, whole genome shotgun sequence and encodes:
- the ddx6 gene encoding probable ATP-dependent RNA helicase ddx6, which codes for MSTARTENPVILGLPNQNGQLRGSVKPAGAPGGGGGGPQQQLNQMKGTINNGNSQPAPTTNAVIKPGDDWKKNLKLPPKDMRMKTSDVTATKGNEFEDYCLKRELLMGIFEMGWEKPSPIQEESIPIALSGRDILARAKNGTGKSGAYLIPLLERIDLKKDCIQALVIVPTRELALQVSQICIQVSKHMGGVKVMATTGGTNLRDDIMRLDETVHVVIATPGRILDLIKKGVAKVGQVQMIVLDEADKLLSQDFVVMMEEILGFLPKQRQILLYSATFPLSVQKFMNSHLQKPYEINLMEELTLKGVTQYYAYVTERQKVHCLNTLFSRLQINQSIIFCNSSQRVELLAKKISQLGYSCFYIHAKMRQEHRNRVFHDFRNGLCRNLVCTDLFTRGIDIQAVNVVINFDFPKLGETYLHRIGRSGRFGHLGLAINLITYDDRFNLKGIEEQLGTEIKPIPGIIDKSLYVAEYHSESGEEVKP